Proteins encoded together in one Octopus bimaculoides isolate UCB-OBI-ISO-001 chromosome 24, ASM119413v2, whole genome shotgun sequence window:
- the LOC106868751 gene encoding sialin isoform X2: protein MSKFNEFISHYCSCRWRLCYATFFALLLMQTLRVDLSMSLVCMLKTPNRTIDEVDLTLDNEHCSRLDNRTSNGENFEGEFEWSNILQSNMLAGYFYGYTVTNLLGGVLADKYGGKKVMGASIFSASVLTVLHPSLTRISGYFTLVLRILTGLVSGPMFPAVQSLWGRWAPPSESSTLIGISFAGQILGSIVGLSTSGFLCVYGFDNGWGSIFYIFGGLSLVFSFVWIYVVYDNPNVHPTISEEERSYLNKTIKCKSKVKNVPWKSIMTSTAVWAIIMAHTLINWTVISFQVILPLYMKEALSIDTKSNGLMSSAPFIGQMIAIPFCGRFADFLRSKNYLSTRSIRVLFQSVSYIGSASLIIVIGFLDCNQTSLAGILFFITGISLTFYYAGLSVNHVDIAPKYAGILYGITNTFASLPGFLVPLTTKALTPNGTRQEWQIVFSLCAIFSVCGTAIYATFARGHVQDWAKSDEKSIKNSSNEEESIHLKEEKQG, encoded by the coding sequence ATGTCGAAGTTTAACGAATTTATCAGCCATTATTGTTCATGTCGATGGCGGCTATGTTATGCCACCTTTTTCGCCTTGCTTCTCATGCAGACTTTACGTGTAGACCTGAGTATGTCGTTAGTTTGTATGTTGAAAACACCCAATCGTACAATTGATGAAGTCGACCTTACTCTAGATAACGAACACTGTTCTCGTTTAGACAATCGTACATCAAATGGAGAAAATTTTGAAGGAGAGTTCGAATGGAGCAACATTCTGCAATCAAATATGTTGGCTGGATACTTTTATGGCTACACTGTGACTAACCTTCTTGGCGGTGTATTAGCTGACAAATATGGTGGAAAGAAAGTTATGGGGGCTTCCATATTCTCAGCTTCTGTCCTGACCGTTCTCCACCCAAGTCTAACTCGAATAAGTGGTTATTTTACTCTCGTATTGAGGATACTTACAGGTCTGGTTTCAGGGCCCATGTTCCCTGCAGTGCAGTCCTTGTGGGGTCGATGGGCTCCACCAAGTGAAAGTAGTACTTTGATAGGGATTTCATTTGCCGGTCAGATATTAGGTAGTATTGTAGGTCTGTCAACTTCCGGTTTCCTTTGTGTTTATGGCTTTGATAATGGATGGggttccatattttatatatttggtgGATTATCGTTGGTGTTTAGCTTTGTATGGATTTATGTTGTTTATGATAATCCAAACGTCCATCCAACTATCAGCGAAGAAGAACGTTCCtatttaaacaaaacaataaagtgtAAAAGTAAAGTTAAGAACGTGCCTTGGAAAAGCATCATGACGTCTACAGCCGTTTGGGCCATCATTATGGCGCATACATTAATTAACTGGACCGTTATTTCTTTCCAAGTGATTCTGCCATTGTATATGAAAGAAGCATTAAGTATTGACACGAAATCAAATGGTTTAATGTCTTCAGCTCCGTTTATTGGACAAATGATTGCTATACCATTTTGTGGAAGATTTGCAGACTTCTTGCGTTCAAAGAATTATCTTTCAACACGATCCATCCGAGTTCTTTTCCAGTCAGTTTCTTACATTGGTTCAGCGTCTCTGATTATCGTGATCGGATTCCTTGATTGCAACCAAACGTCATTGGCcggaattcttttttttattactggGATCAGCTTAACATTCTATTATGCAGGCCTAAGTGTAAATCATGTTGACATTGCTCCTAAATACGCTGGTATATTGTACGGAATTACCAATACTTTCGCTTCGTTGCCTGGCTTTCTGGTTCCTTTAACTACAAAAGCACTGACACCTAATGGAACACGGCAAGAATGGCAAATAGTATTCTCATTGTGTGCCATATTTTCTGTGTGTGGAACAGCAATCTATGCGACATTCGCGCGTGGGCATGTACAAGATTGGGCTAAATCTGAtgaaaaatcgattaaaaattcttcgaaTGAGGAAGAATCTATACATTTAAAGGAGGAAAAACAAGGCTAa
- the LOC106868751 gene encoding sialin isoform X1, translating to MAKFSSCFGRYCSYRWRLCYICSIAVLLLQIMRVNLSMAFVCMLKTPNRTANNVNSTQSSQQCSGLLTHNHSSHETYNGEFTWSNNLQANILAGYFYGYILTNILGGILADKYGTRNILGFSLVSASVLTLLQPSLSRISGYFTLVLRILTGLVSGPMFPSIQSLFGRWAPPLESSALLGLIFSGQLIGSIVCFSISGFLCVYGFDNGWGSIFYIFGGMSLLFSSAWFYFVYDSPELHPSLSQEERSYLDKTVMCKSKVKNIPWKNIWSSSAVWAIIVAHTCYNWTDLSLALVLPLYMKEALNVETKSNGLMSSAPWIGQAISMPLLGRLADFIRSKNCLSTRSVRVLFQTMCFIFSAILFSSVGFLKCDQASLVGFLFLFSGVMLSLYIGGFNVNHVDIAPKYAGVLYGITNTFSSLPGFVAPITARELTPNGTQKEWQIVLSLCAGFSVLGAIVYAIMAKGEIQEWAKYDDSSIHERESLNLKERRATNGDCEKI from the coding sequence ATGGCGAAGTTTAGCAGCTGTTTTGGTCGATATTGTTCATATCGATGGAGGTTATGTTATATATGTTCTATTGCAGTACTTCTCTTACAGATAATGAGGGTGAATTTAAGTATGGCCTTTGTTTGTATGTTGAAGACACCAAACCGTACGGCTAACAACGTCAACAGTACTCAGAGTTCCCAACAGTGTTCTGGCCTTCTTACTCACAATCACTCCTCACACGAAACATACAATGGAGAGTTCACCTGGAGCAACAATCTTCAAGCGAACATATTGGCTGGTTATTTCTACGGTTACATTCTAACAAATATTCTTGGAGGCATTTTAGCAGACAAATATGGCACTAGAAATATTCTAGGCTTTTCTCTTGTCTCAGCATCTGTTCTGACTTTGCTTCAGCCGAGTTTATCTCGAATAAGTGGTTACTTTACGCTTGTCTTAAGGATATTAACTGGGTTAGTATCTGGACCGATGTTTCCATCGATACAGTCTTTATTTGGTCGCTGGGCTCCACCTCTTGAAAGTAGCGCATTGCTTGGTTTAATATTTTCTGGTCAACTCATAGGTAGTATTGTATGCTTTTCAATATCGGGTTTCCTCTGTGTGTATGGATTTGACAATGGGTGGgggtctatattttatatatttggtgGAATGTCGCTGTTGTTCAGTTCTGCTTGGTTCTACTTTGTTTATGATAGTCCAGAGCTCCATCCTTCTCTTAGTCAAGAAGAACGCTCGTACTTGGACAAAACTGTAATGTGTAAAAGTAAAGTTAAAAACATACCCTGGAAAAACATttggagttcttctgctgtttGGGCCATCATTGTGGCCCACACTTGCTATAACTGGACTGATCTTTCCCTTGCCTTAGTACTACCTCTCTACATGAAAGAAGCCTTAAACGTCGAAACAAAATCAAACGGTTTAATGTCGTCTGCTCCTTGGATAGGACAAGCCATTTCCATGCCTTTGTTAGGAAGACTTGCAGACTTTATACGCTCAAAGAACTGTCTGTCAACTCGTTCGGTCCGAGTGCTTTTCCAAACTATGTGTTTCATTTTCTCAGCGATTCTCTTCAGTTCTGTAGGATTTCTGAAATGTGACCAAGCTTCATTGGttggttttctctttcttttttctggtgTCATGTTGTCTCTCTATATAGGCGGTTTTAATGTGAACCACGTTGACATTGCTCCGAAATACGCTGGTGTATTGTATGGTATTACGAATACATTTAGTTCCCTACCAGGATTTGTGGCTCCAATAACAGCTAGAGAACTTACACCGAATGGAACACAAAAAGAGTGGCAAATTGTGTTATCCTTATGTGCAGGGTTTTCTGTTTTAGGGGCAATAGTATATGCGATTATGGCGAAAGGGGAAATTCAAGAGTGGGCCAAGTACGATGATAGTTCTATACATGAAAGAGAATCTTTGAATTTAAAAGAGAGAAGAGCAACTAACGGAGATTGTGAAAAGATTTAG